In Comamonas koreensis, the genomic stretch CCGCTGATTGGTGCGGCCTATGCGCGCGCTCAGGAGTACACCTGCGACCTGCATGGCCGCGCCTGCTGCGAAGGCTCGGAATCGGCCGGCCGCGCGCTGTCGGTGCTGGCCGCTGGCGCGCAGAAGTGGAAGACCATCAACCTGGTGCAGTATGCGCGTCAGACCATGACGAACCGGGGCTTCTTCCCCGATCTGCATGAGCTGCTGGGCGGCTACCCCTGGCTGACCAAGCGCGTGGCGCGCATGATCAGCCCCGGCATCAAGATGCCGGGCCGCAATCCCTTCTCTTACCTGTTTGCGCTGTTTGTGCCCTATGGCGGCCGGGCAGGCGGCGGGGCCGTGGGCTTGTTGATGGTGATCGCGATCATCGGTATCGCGGCCGCCGTCGCGATCCCGGCGCTCAAGGGTGGAGCCGGGGGCGGTGCCTTCAGCCAGATGCTGATGCAAGGCATGCAGTCGCAAAAGGGTAAGGAAGCCTTCGAGAAGGAATGGAGCCAGGCCGAGCCGGTACGCCAGGCGCTGTCGCGCTACTACCAGACCTATGAAGAAGTGCCGGATTCGCTGGCCGATGCAGGTGTGTCGCCGCAGCAGGAAGGCCGGCTGATGTATGACAGCGACGATATGTCGCTGACTGCGCTGACCCTCCATGGCCAGTTGCAGATGCAGCCCATGCAGGGCGAGGGCGGCAAGGTGATCTGGCATTGCAGCGCCGATGGTGCGGCGCAACAGTATCTGCCGGCCAGTTGCCAGAGCAAGTGATGCATTTGGATACATTCACTACCAAAGTCTCCTGATTCAGCCCGGCGGCCTCAGACAGAATCCGCAACGGCCTTGCTATGATGCAGGGCTTGGCGGTGTGGCACAGGCCACGCACTGTCTGTTGGCCGCCGCTACTGTTTTCAGGATCCGTCTATGTCTTTTTCCGCTGCCCGTTCTCTGTCCTGGCTGGGGTGCGCTGCCGCAGCCGTGGTGCTGAGCGCCTGCGCGCCGCTGCCGTCGAGTGTGGAGCCGGTGGGCCGCACCTTGGTGTCCATGGACCAAAACACCGACCTGCGATGGACGTACTGGGGCACGGACAGCGAGGTGCTCGATGTACTGCCCGAAGACCTGGCCAAGGACAAGCCCCTACAGGCTAGGCTCTGGCAGATGCGCACCAAGCTGGGCGAGCTGGTGGGCGTGATGTCGCTGCGCTCCAGCGTCGATGACCTGAACAACCAAAACACCGTCTGGACCCAGGACTGCCCCAAGCAAAAGGGCGTGCTGGTCGAGCGCACCCAGGGCCTGAACATTGGCCGGGTGGACTGCCTGCGCATCAAGCGCACCGCCAACAGCAGCGACTGGCTGGCCCAGAACGATGCGGCCATGGCGGGCCGGCTGGAGGCGGCCGGTGTCTACTTTGCGCGCCCGGTGGCCTATGTGTCCTACCAGTTCACCACCAGCAATGGCGGCTATGTCGAAGCGCAGGTGCTAGTGGACCAGCGCCTGGTGCGCCCGCCGATCCGCAGCAGTGTCGACTTTCTGGCCGCCGGCCGTTCGCTGGACCACTGGGCCCAGGACCTGGCGCGTTCCATGCGTGAGAGCACCGGCTACTTCAACGGCGTGCTGACCGTGCCACCGTTCCCCTACGAGATCGACCAGCAGCCGTACTACGAGACCAAGCAGGACGACTCCGATGTGCTGTTTGGCAAGGAAAAGCCCAACCCCCAGGCCGCCGAAGAGAAAGCAGCTTCGGTGGTCGCTCCGGCAGGGGCAGCACCTGCAGGGGCCGCAGCCCTCAAGCGCTGATCGCGTCCCTCACTCAGCAACCGCCATGACCCCGGTCATGGTTTTTTTTTTGCTTTTTTACGGGTATATCCAGACTTGGAATGGACGCAGAATTTGCACAATAGGGCGAGATCGAACAACATGGCTCAGCAGCGGGCCGTGCGCACAGGGCGCCGGCACCCCGCTGTATGACCGACAGGAGACTTGTGCATGACCGAACGCCCATGGCTGGCCGCTTACCCACCCGAGATCCCCGAGGACATTGACCCTGAGCGCATTCCGACCTTGGTGCAGCTGCTCAACCAGGCCTTTATCCAGTATGCCGACCGCACGGCGCTGCACTTCATGGGCGCGCGCTTCAGCTACCGCCAGCTCGACGACTACAGCGTGGCGCTGGCCGCCTACCTGCAGACCTTGCCGCTCACCAAGGGCGACCGTGTGGCGCTGATGATGCCCAATGTGCCGCAATACGCGGTGGCCGTCGCAGCCGTGCTGCGCGCCGGGCTGGTCGTGGTCAACGTCAACCCGCTCTACACCGCCTCCGAGCTGGACCACCAGCTCAAGGACAGCGGCGCCAAGGTGATGATCGTGCTGGAGAACTTTGGTGCCACCGTGCAGAACTGCGCAGCGCACCGCCAGCTCGACCAGATCATCGTCTGCAGCATGGGCGATTGCCTGGGCCTGATCAAGGGCAGCATCGTCAACTATGTGGTGCGCCACAGCAAGAAGCTGGTCGCGCCGTTCACCCTGGAGCGCAGCATCCGCTACCCCGATGCGATCAGCCAGGGCGAGCGCCACACGTTCTCGCCGGTGGACATTGGGCCTGACGACATGGCCGCGCTGCAGTACACCGGCGGTACCACCGGCGTGGCCAAGGGCGCCGTGCTGCTGCACCGCAACCTAGGCGCCAATGTGATGCAGGTGCAGGCCTGGTATGGGCCGGCGCTCAAGACCATTCCGCAAGGCGAGCAGCCGCTGTGCGTCTGCGCGCTGCCGCTCTACCATATCTTCGCGTTCACGGTCTGTTTTCTGCTGTCCATGCGCCTGGGCCACCAGGTGCTGCTGATCCCCAACCCGCGCGACATGAAGGCGGTGCTGGGCGAGCTGGGCAAGTACGAGTTCCACACCTTGCCAGCGGTCAACACCTTGTTCAACGGCCTGATGAGCCACCCCGATTTCGACAAGGTGAACTGGAAGAACCTGCGCGTGGTGGTGGGCGGCGGCGCGGCCGTGCAGTCCTCGGTGGCTGAGCGCTGGCTGCAGCGCACCGGCCAGCCCATCGTCGAGGGCTATGGCCTGTCCGAGACCAGCCCGGTGGCCAGCTGCAACTTTGTCGGCACGGGCCAGAAGGCCTCGGGCTCGATCGGCTACCCGATGCCGGGCACCGATATGGCCATCCTCGACGATGCCGGCGAGCCGGTGGCGCAGGGCGAGCGCGGCGAGGTCTGCATACGCGGGCCGCAGGTGATGGCCGGCTACTGGCAGCGCCCGGACGAGACCGCCAAGTCCATGACCGAGGACCAGTTCTTCCGCTCCGGCGACATCGGCATCATGGAGCCCGATGGCATGTTCCGCATCGTTGACCGCAAGAAGGACATGGTGCTGGTGAGCGGCTTCAACGTCTACCCCAATGAGGTCGAAGACGTGGCCGCATCCTTCCCCGGCGTCGCCGAATGCGCGGTGGTGGGCGTGCCCGATGAGAAGACCGGCGAGGCGATCAAGCTGGTGGTCGTGCGCAAGTCGGCCGATGTGACCGAGGCGCAGCTGCGCGCCCATTGCGCCGAGCACCTGACCGGCTACAAGCGGCCCAAGTACATCGAGTTCCGCGACAACCTGCCCAAGACCCCGGTGGGCAAGATCCTGCGGCGCGAGCTGCGCGACGAAACGACCAAAGCCTGAGTGCTGCAGCGGCACTGCGCCGCAGCAGTGCTGCCGCCGACACAGTAGCGAAAGCGCAGAGGGCGGAGATTGCAGCGACAATCTCTGCTTTGCTGTTTTTTGGGATTCCCCCGTGACCCTTGCCATTCTCAGTGCCCTTCCCGAGGAGCAGGCCGGCATTGCCGCGCTGCTGGCGGATGCCCGCACCAGCGACTATGCCGGCCGCCGCTACACCTGCGGCCAGCTGCACGGCCATGCGGTGGTGCTGGCGCTGTCGGGCATTGGCAAGGTGGCGGCGGCCAGCACGGCCGCAACCCTGGTCGAGCGCTTTGGCGCCCGGGGCATCGTGTTTACCGGTGTGGCCGGTGGCCTGGGCGCGGGCGTGCAGGTGGGCGATGTGGTCGTGGCCAGCAGCTATGCGCAGCACGACATGGATGCCTCGCCGATCTTTCCGCGCTACGAGGTGCCGGGCTATGGCCGCGCGCGCTTTGACTGCGACGTTACCCTGAGCGCGCAGCTGGCCGTAGCGGTGCAGCAGTGCCTGGCCGGGGGCGCCGCAGCCTGGACGGCCGAGCTGGGCCTGCCCGCGCCGCAGATGCACCAGGGCCTGGTCGTCAGCGGCGACCGCTTTGTCAGCAGCGCCGCCGAAGTGCAGGCGCTGCGCAGCGGCTTGCAGGGCGCAGGCATGGACGCGCTGGCCGTCGAGATGGAAGGCGCCGCCGTCGCCCAGGTCTGCGCCGACCATGGCCTGCCCTTTGCGGCCATGCGCAGCATCTCCGACCGGGCCGATGACAGCGCGCACCTGGACTTTCCGCGCTTCATCCGCAGCATTGCCAGCCGCTATGCGCAGCACACCATCGGCAGCCTGCTGCGGAACTTGGCGAGAGGTTAATCGGCTACCCGGTAGCGCGGGTGACTGTGCACTGCGGCAAGCCTCGTCACAATGGCGCGCTGCCTTGATGCGCTGTTTTGCCGACCATGCCCCTTTTTCGCGCCCACTCCTTTGCGCCCGGCCAGGTGCTGACCACCTGCAAGCTGGGCCTGGGGCAAATGCTGTCCTGGGGCTCGGCCTTCTACCTGCCCGCCATCCTGGCCGGCGCGATGGGCGAGAGTCTGGGCATAGCGCCATCGCGCATCTTTGCGGCGTTCTCCGTGGCGCTGCTGATGATGGCGCTCACTGGCCCGGTAGCGGGGCGGCTGATTGACCGCTGGGGCGGGCGGCCGCTCCTGATGGCCACCAATGTGCTGTTTGCGCTGGGCCTGGCGCTGCTGTCGCAGGTGCAGACCCAGGGCCAACTGTTTGCGGTCTGGTGGCTGCTGGGGCTGGCGATGGGGGCGGGCCTGTACGAGGCAGCCTTTGCCACCTCGGTGCGCCTGTATGGCAAGGCCGCGCGCGGCAGCATTGTCGGCATCACCTTGTTTGGCGGCTTTGCCAGCACCCTGAGCTGGCCGCTCACCACCTGGTTGCTGCACAGCTGGGGCTGGCGCGAGGCTTGCCTGGTCTGGGCGGCGGTGCAGCTCTTGGTGCTGCTGCCGCTGCATGCCAGCTTGCCCCATGCTCCGGCTCGCGCCCGTACCGATGCGGCAGCCGACCCAGCGGGCGTGCCTGCAGCGCCAGCTGCTGCCCTGCGGGGCCAGTGGCTCAGCCTGGTCTTGCTGGCGCTGACCTTTGCCGCCATCTGGTTCATCGGCACCTCGATGATGTCGCACCTGCCGCGCCTGCTGATGGTCAGCGGCGCCACGGCGACGGCAGCGGTCGCTGCGGCGGCGCTGGTGGGCCCGGCCCAGGTGGCCAGCCGCATTGCCGACTATGTTTTTCTGCGCCGCGCCCATCCGCTGTGGTCGGCGCGCATTGCCGTCATCGCCTACCCCGTGGCGGCGCTCGCGCTGGCGCTGTTGGGCGCCTCGGGCGCCTGGGTCTATGCGCTGGCCTTTGGCCTGGGCAACGGCATCATGACCGTGGTGATCGGCACCTTGCCGCTGGCCATGTTTGGCGCGCAAGGCTATGGCCAGCGCCAGGGCCTGCTGATGGTGCCTGCCCGCATGACCCAGGCCAGCGCCCCTTTTCTGTTTGGTCTGGCGCTGGAGCAGTGGCAGCTGGGCGCGCTGTGGGTGCTGATGCTCGCCGCATCGATCGCCGGCACGGCCCTGTGGTGCCTGCGGCCCAAGCAGGTGTAGTGGGCGCCGCCGTGCTTACTTGAGCCAGCCGCGCTTGCGGAAGTACAGCATCGGTATCAGCGCGCTGCCCACCATCAGCGCAATGCCGTAGGCATAGCCGTATTGCCAGTCGATTTCGGGCATGTACTTGAAGTTCATGCCGTAGACGCTGGCGATCAAGGTGGGCGGCAGCAGCGCGACGCTGGCCACCGAAAAGATCTTGATGATCTTGTTCTGGTTGATGTTGATGAAACCGACCGTCGCATCCATCAAGAAGTTGATCTTGTCAAAGAGGAAGGCGGTGTGGTTGTCCAGCGATTCGATGTCGCGCAGGATCTGGCGCGCGTCCTCGAACTGGTCGGAGTTGAGCATCTTGCTGCGCATGACAAAGCTCACCGCGCGGCGGGTGTCCATCACATTGCGGCGAATGCGGCCGTTCAAGTCTTCCTGGCGGGCGATGGCCGAGAGCACTTCACTCGCGTGGGTGTCGGTCACATTGCCAGCCAGCACCTGGGTGCTGACTTTTTCCAGGTCGTCGTAGATGCCTTCCAAGGTATCGGCCGAGTACTCGGCGTCGGCGTCAAACAGCTTGAGCAGCACGTCCTTGCTGTCCTCGATGAGGCCCGGCGCGCGGCGCGCACGCAGGCGCAGCAGGCGGAACACCGGCACATCCTCATCGTGGATGGAGAACAGCACGCCATAGCTTTTGAGCGCGGCGTTGTGCAGGTTCATGATGAAGGCCACACGCACGCTGCGCGGGTCGTCTTCGTCATCGATCAAGAAGTCGCTGCGGATGTGCAGGTCGCCGTTGTCTTCTTCGTAGAAGCGGGCCGATTCCTCGATGTCCTGGTCCATCGCGTCTTCGGGGATGGACAGGCCATAGTGCTGCTTGATCCAGCGCTTTTCTTCGAGGGTGGGGGATTCGAGGTCGACCCAGATAGGCTGAAAACGGGCCAGGTCCTGGAGAGACTCGATCTCTTCCTGCACCAGACGGCCATTGGCAAGCGTAAAGATGTTGAGCATGGGCTCACTTCCTTGTTGTTATTGGTCTGCAAAAGGGGTGCGGGGGGCGCTTCCGACCCTTGTGCAGCCATGTGCTTGCCAGGGTGGAAGCTACCAACTAGGGTAGGGATCCAAGGAGAGACTCCGGTTTGTGAATGGGCGCCATTATGGCATTCCCGCATCCGCTGCGCATGACGATGCGCTTTGTCCGCGCGCAGCGTTGTCAACGCCCCACGCCACAGCCTGTCAGTGGGCGCCTACACTCACCAAATGGCGGCTATTTGGCGGCTATTTGGCGGCTAAATGGCGGCAGATTGGCAGGTTGGTGAAGAAAATTAACGCCCGGCCTGGGCCAGTGCAAAGCACAGATCGGCCCAGGTTGCTGCCTTGGCCTGGGGGGTGCGCAGCAGGTGGCTGGGGTCGTAGCTGACCACGGCAGGCAGCTGGCAGCCGCCCAGCAGGTGCAGCTGCTGGCGCAGGCTGGAGAAAGGCAGGTCACCCGGCACCAGGTGGCGCACCGCCGGCAGGCCCAGCAGCAGCGCCATGGCCGGCTGGCATTCCTGCACCAGCGCCTCGATGCTGAAGCTGGGCAGGCCATCATCGCCTTCCTGGTTGGCAGGGATGCGGGCCAGCGGCACCCAGTAGACGGGGGCATCGGTCAGGCGCATGGCACGCAGCATCTGCACCAGCAGCTGGCAGGCTTCGCTCTGCTGGGGCGCGCCCTCGGGCAGCTCGGCCACCACCAGCCAGGACGGCTGGGTGTGGGGCACTGCGGGCTGCTGCTTGCCCTGCAGATCGAGCAGGACTGGCGCGCGCAGCGCAAAGCGCACACGCGGAAAGCCGGCGGTCAGCGCCTGTGGGGACGTGGGGCGTGCAGCTGCTGCAGGCGCTGGCGTTGGCTCAATAGCGGCAGCGGGCACGGCCGTTTCTGGGAGCGCAGCAGCCGGCATCGCCGCTGGAGCGGGTGCAACAGTAGGTGCATTAGCTCCTGTAGTCGCTGCTGCAGCCGCTGCCGTGGGCACAACAGCTGGGGCAGGCACCGCCTCCGCGCGCGATGGCGGTACAGCCACTGGCGCAGGAGCGGAAGATGTCTCAGGCGCGGCCTGGGCGGCAGGCGCGGGCGATTCGGGCCACCACAGCGGGTGGCCCATCTCTTGCAGCATGGCGTGTTGGCGGGCGTCCAGGTTCAGGCTCATGGGGTGGTAGGCAGCAGATAACGCATGACCATGGCGTCCTCGCGTTCGACATGGGATACCGGATAGTAGCGCTTTCGCAGCCCTACCGATTCAAAACCAAACGCCAGGTAGATCTGCTGGGCGCGCAGATTGCTGATGCGCACCTCCAGCCAGATCGCCTGCGCGCGCGCACTGACGGCCCAGCTGCGCAGCTGATCGAGCAGCACCTTGGCCCAGCCCTGGCGCTGGTGGCGCGGGTTGACGGTGATGTTGAGCAGGTGCAGCTCATCGACGCCCTGCATCGCAATAAAGTAGCCGATCAGCTCCTCGTCGGCCCAGAGCAGCTGCATCGCATAGCCCATCGCCATCGAGTCGATAAAGTTGCCCCGCGTCCAGGGGTGGGTGTAGCACTGGTTCTCCACCGCCAGCAGTGCATCCAGGTCATCAATGCGCAGCGCGGACCAGCGCAGCTGGGGCGAGGCCGGCAGGCTCATGGCGCGCTGCCTGGGCTGCCGGCGGCCTGGGCTTGTTTTTCTGCCTCGCGCTCGGCCGTGGTCTTGGCGACCTTGTCGCGGATATAGAGCGGCAGCGCATCCTGCGCAGCCACTGCCTGGCCTTGCGCCAGCAAATAAGGCGCCAGGCTCAGCAAGGCCCGGGCCGTGGGCATGGCCTGCAGATGGGTGGCGCCGGGCGCCAGGCGCTCGCCATATATGGCCTGGGCATTGCCGGCCACGACAAAGCCCGCGGGCACCTGCACC encodes the following:
- a CDS encoding M48 family metallopeptidase, producing the protein MKEWVYPRERTLGAITLVLGLLAWLAILLMTVGTVLIYLLIAFIFYLFAQSALIAWLRGTAVRLSDEQFPELYLQYLQCCKKLELVDPPEAYLLQGDGLMNAFATRFLGRNFVIVLSDTVDAMRALPDGINFYFGHELGHIKQGHLTGHFWRMPVLWLPLIGAAYARAQEYTCDLHGRACCEGSESAGRALSVLAAGAQKWKTINLVQYARQTMTNRGFFPDLHELLGGYPWLTKRVARMISPGIKMPGRNPFSYLFALFVPYGGRAGGGAVGLLMVIAIIGIAAAVAIPALKGGAGGGAFSQMLMQGMQSQKGKEAFEKEWSQAEPVRQALSRYYQTYEEVPDSLADAGVSPQQEGRLMYDSDDMSLTALTLHGQLQMQPMQGEGGKVIWHCSADGAAQQYLPASCQSK
- a CDS encoding 5'-methylthioadenosine/adenosylhomocysteine nucleosidase, with amino-acid sequence MTLAILSALPEEQAGIAALLADARTSDYAGRRYTCGQLHGHAVVLALSGIGKVAAASTAATLVERFGARGIVFTGVAGGLGAGVQVGDVVVASSYAQHDMDASPIFPRYEVPGYGRARFDCDVTLSAQLAVAVQQCLAGGAAAWTAELGLPAPQMHQGLVVSGDRFVSSAAEVQALRSGLQGAGMDALAVEMEGAAVAQVCADHGLPFAAMRSISDRADDSAHLDFPRFIRSIASRYAQHTIGSLLRNLARG
- a CDS encoding AMP-binding protein, producing the protein MTERPWLAAYPPEIPEDIDPERIPTLVQLLNQAFIQYADRTALHFMGARFSYRQLDDYSVALAAYLQTLPLTKGDRVALMMPNVPQYAVAVAAVLRAGLVVVNVNPLYTASELDHQLKDSGAKVMIVLENFGATVQNCAAHRQLDQIIVCSMGDCLGLIKGSIVNYVVRHSKKLVAPFTLERSIRYPDAISQGERHTFSPVDIGPDDMAALQYTGGTTGVAKGAVLLHRNLGANVMQVQAWYGPALKTIPQGEQPLCVCALPLYHIFAFTVCFLLSMRLGHQVLLIPNPRDMKAVLGELGKYEFHTLPAVNTLFNGLMSHPDFDKVNWKNLRVVVGGGAAVQSSVAERWLQRTGQPIVEGYGLSETSPVASCNFVGTGQKASGSIGYPMPGTDMAILDDAGEPVAQGERGEVCIRGPQVMAGYWQRPDETAKSMTEDQFFRSGDIGIMEPDGMFRIVDRKKDMVLVSGFNVYPNEVEDVAASFPGVAECAVVGVPDEKTGEAIKLVVVRKSADVTEAQLRAHCAEHLTGYKRPKYIEFRDNLPKTPVGKILRRELRDETTKA
- the rimI gene encoding ribosomal protein S18-alanine N-acetyltransferase, producing MSLPASPQLRWSALRIDDLDALLAVENQCYTHPWTRGNFIDSMAMGYAMQLLWADEELIGYFIAMQGVDELHLLNITVNPRHQRQGWAKVLLDQLRSWAVSARAQAIWLEVRISNLRAQQIYLAFGFESVGLRKRYYPVSHVEREDAMVMRYLLPTTP
- the corA gene encoding magnesium/cobalt transporter CorA gives rise to the protein MLNIFTLANGRLVQEEIESLQDLARFQPIWVDLESPTLEEKRWIKQHYGLSIPEDAMDQDIEESARFYEEDNGDLHIRSDFLIDDEDDPRSVRVAFIMNLHNAALKSYGVLFSIHDEDVPVFRLLRLRARRAPGLIEDSKDVLLKLFDADAEYSADTLEGIYDDLEKVSTQVLAGNVTDTHASEVLSAIARQEDLNGRIRRNVMDTRRAVSFVMRSKMLNSDQFEDARQILRDIESLDNHTAFLFDKINFLMDATVGFININQNKIIKIFSVASVALLPPTLIASVYGMNFKYMPEIDWQYGYAYGIALMVGSALIPMLYFRKRGWLK
- a CDS encoding MFS transporter translates to MPLFRAHSFAPGQVLTTCKLGLGQMLSWGSAFYLPAILAGAMGESLGIAPSRIFAAFSVALLMMALTGPVAGRLIDRWGGRPLLMATNVLFALGLALLSQVQTQGQLFAVWWLLGLAMGAGLYEAAFATSVRLYGKAARGSIVGITLFGGFASTLSWPLTTWLLHSWGWREACLVWAAVQLLVLLPLHASLPHAPARARTDAAADPAGVPAAPAAALRGQWLSLVLLALTFAAIWFIGTSMMSHLPRLLMVSGATATAAVAAAALVGPAQVASRIADYVFLRRAHPLWSARIAVIAYPVAALALALLGASGAWVYALAFGLGNGIMTVVIGTLPLAMFGAQGYGQRQGLLMVPARMTQASAPFLFGLALEQWQLGALWVLMLAASIAGTALWCLRPKQV